One Chryseobacterium indoltheticum DNA segment encodes these proteins:
- a CDS encoding DNA polymerase III subunit alpha: protein MFLNCHSYHSLRYGTISLQDLVQQAVDHQVRTLALTDINTITGIYDFFKLCNDNDIKPIVGVEIRVESEFYYICLAKNQKSVGEINRLLTHYNCDGIAIPKHNPVFENTFVIYPLHNIPEVLQEYEFVGIRPEELNHLVKPDLKKLIHKMVILHPVTFTTQLDYNLHKILRAIDNNTLISKLTDNDCCRDNETFINKKHLLNQYRYCPQIIQNTADIIDQCSFDYDFSTPKNKQYYTGNRESDFRLLTKLAYEGLETRYGKEHSEAKARVEKELKVIEFLKFSAYFLITWDIVQYSNNMGFMHVGRGSGANSIVSYCLGITDICPLELDLYFERFLNLNRKTPPDFDLDWSWRNRDTILEYIFNKYGKEHVAFCGTNVEFKYRSIFREVGKAFGLPKEELDILATKSMDQHDDNSVFKLVHKYGKLLEKFPNQRSMHSCGILISEEPITNFTALEMPPKGFPIVQFDMHTAEEIGFEKFDILSQRGLGTIKDTVELIKEKRGVTVDIKDTTISKNEKKCNSYLSIGKTIGCFYIESPAMRGLLRRLKCEDYKTLVAASSIIRPGVAQSGMMKEYIFRHNNPTKFEYFHDVFKKELGETYGIMVYQEDVIKIALHFGGLSAADGDVLRRAMSGKGRSLSALQKVKDHFFESCQELGHPEQLSKEVYRQIESFAGYSFCKAHSASYAVESYQSLYLKVYYPIEFMVCAINNGGGFYRTEVYVHEAKMSGATINNPCVNLSECQTTVYGTDVYLGLMHIEKVEGKTAMLIPEERRNSGEYTSLENFVKRIPIGIETLQILIFIGAFRFTGKQKHELLIQARFLFGNDESTFRHPTLLDEPQKEYKLPVIIKNPFEDAFDEIEILGFPVSFSPFDLLQTKYRGTVMAKDLVKNHKKQIKMLAYLISRKHVPTKRGAMFFGTWIDAEGEYFDTAHFPNCLQEYPFQGGGCYLLLGTVEVDFHFPTITIHKMAKMPFVPDPRYSMDKEKSLEAARTLHEDVSMTQRKPYPQEHEIGLPRQKMQ from the coding sequence ATGTTTCTCAATTGTCACTCCTATCACAGCCTTCGTTACGGAACCATTTCTCTTCAGGATTTGGTACAGCAGGCCGTCGATCATCAAGTCAGAACTTTGGCTCTTACAGATATCAATACCATTACAGGAATCTACGATTTTTTCAAACTTTGTAATGACAATGATATTAAACCGATTGTTGGTGTTGAAATCAGAGTCGAAAGCGAATTCTATTATATCTGTTTAGCAAAAAACCAAAAAAGTGTCGGAGAGATTAACCGCTTGTTGACCCATTATAATTGTGACGGAATCGCAATTCCAAAACACAATCCAGTTTTTGAAAATACCTTTGTCATTTACCCTTTGCATAACATTCCTGAAGTTTTGCAGGAATATGAGTTTGTCGGAATCAGACCTGAGGAATTGAATCATCTTGTAAAGCCTGATTTGAAAAAGCTGATTCACAAAATGGTCATCCTGCATCCTGTCACATTCACAACCCAACTGGATTATAATCTACACAAAATCTTACGAGCGATTGACAACAATACGCTGATCAGTAAATTGACTGATAACGATTGTTGCAGAGATAACGAAACATTTATCAATAAAAAACACCTGCTGAATCAATACCGTTACTGTCCTCAAATCATACAGAACACAGCGGATATTATTGACCAGTGTAGTTTTGATTATGATTTTTCTACCCCTAAAAACAAGCAGTATTACACAGGCAACCGGGAGAGCGATTTTAGACTGTTGACAAAACTCGCTTACGAGGGATTGGAAACCAGATATGGTAAAGAACATTCGGAAGCCAAGGCAAGAGTAGAGAAAGAATTAAAAGTCATCGAATTCCTAAAATTCAGTGCTTATTTCCTCATCACCTGGGATATTGTTCAGTACAGCAACAACATGGGTTTTATGCATGTCGGAAGAGGAAGTGGTGCTAATTCCATTGTCAGTTACTGTTTGGGAATTACAGATATCTGTCCTTTGGAACTCGATCTGTATTTTGAAAGATTCCTCAACCTCAACAGGAAGACTCCACCCGATTTTGATTTAGACTGGAGTTGGCGGAATAGAGACACCATTTTGGAATATATTTTCAATAAATACGGCAAAGAACACGTCGCATTTTGCGGAACAAATGTAGAATTTAAGTACCGGTCCATTTTCAGGGAAGTCGGAAAAGCTTTTGGTTTACCGAAAGAAGAATTGGATATTTTGGCTACGAAGTCAATGGATCAGCATGACGACAATTCAGTTTTTAAATTGGTGCATAAATACGGCAAGCTTTTGGAAAAGTTTCCGAATCAGAGAAGCATGCACTCCTGCGGCATTTTAATTTCGGAAGAACCCATTACCAATTTTACAGCATTGGAGATGCCACCCAAAGGTTTTCCGATTGTCCAGTTTGATATGCATACAGCTGAAGAAATCGGTTTTGAAAAGTTTGATATTTTATCTCAAAGAGGACTCGGAACCATAAAAGATACTGTTGAACTCATCAAAGAAAAAAGAGGGGTTACAGTGGATATTAAAGACACGACGATTTCAAAAAATGAGAAGAAATGCAATAGTTATCTGAGTATTGGAAAAACCATCGGCTGTTTTTATATTGAGAGTCCTGCAATGCGTGGTCTGCTCAGAAGACTGAAATGTGAAGACTACAAGACTCTTGTCGCTGCTTCATCTATTATCCGTCCAGGAGTTGCGCAGAGTGGAATGATGAAAGAGTATATTTTCAGGCACAACAACCCTACAAAGTTCGAATACTTCCATGATGTATTTAAAAAGGAACTTGGCGAAACCTATGGAATTATGGTCTATCAGGAAGACGTGATTAAAATCGCACTGCATTTCGGAGGTTTGTCAGCGGCGGACGGTGATGTTCTGAGAAGAGCGATGAGCGGTAAAGGAAGATCGTTATCTGCATTGCAAAAGGTAAAAGACCATTTTTTTGAATCCTGTCAAGAACTCGGGCATCCTGAGCAACTGTCTAAAGAAGTCTATCGGCAGATCGAATCCTTTGCAGGTTATTCTTTCTGTAAGGCTCACTCGGCTTCTTATGCGGTAGAAAGCTATCAGAGTTTATATCTGAAAGTCTACTACCCTATTGAGTTTATGGTCTGTGCCATCAACAATGGAGGTGGATTTTACAGAACCGAAGTTTATGTTCATGAAGCGAAAATGTCGGGAGCCACCATCAACAACCCTTGTGTCAACCTCAGCGAATGTCAAACAACAGTGTATGGAACAGATGTTTATTTAGGACTCATGCACATTGAAAAAGTAGAAGGAAAAACCGCCATGCTGATTCCCGAAGAAAGAAGAAATAGCGGCGAATATACTTCTCTGGAAAATTTCGTCAAAAGGATACCGATTGGAATTGAAACCCTGCAGATCCTCATCTTTATCGGTGCTTTCAGGTTTACAGGAAAACAGAAGCATGAGCTTTTGATTCAGGCAAGGTTCCTGTTTGGGAATGACGAATCAACATTCAGACATCCAACCTTATTGGATGAACCACAAAAAGAATACAAGCTTCCGGTCATTATCAAAAATCCTTTTGAAGATGCATTTGATGAAATTGAGATTCTGGGTTTTCCTGTTTCTTTCAGTCCTTTTGATCTGTTACAGACCAAATACAGGGGAACGGTAATGGCGAAAGATCTCGTTAAAAATCACAAGAAGCAGATCAAAATGCTCGCTTACCTTATTTCCAGGAAACACGTCCCCACGAAAAGAGGAGCCATGTTTTTCGGAACCTGGATTGATGCAGAAGGCGAATATTTTGATACAGCACATTTTCCCAATTGTCTCCAAGAGTATCCATTTCAGGGCGGAGGCTGCTACTTATTGTTGGGTACCGTTGAGGTGGATTTTCACTTTCCGACGATTACCATTCACAAAATGGCAAAGATGCCGTTTGTACCCGATCCAAGATATTCTATGGATAAAGAAAAATCCTTGGAAGCAGCCAGAACACTGCATGAAGATGTCAGCATGACGCAAAGAAAGCCCTATCCTCAAGAGCACGAAATTGGACTGCCAAGACAAAAAATGCAATAA
- a CDS encoding SMI1/KNR4 family protein, with protein sequence MEEKEQSQLILLKNNFVNEGVINFMTVNDLKINEFQNNNKILIPSDLKQYFLLINGSNDMPLDNLYEFYNINRITKIFNEFKDWNGVPDYNKLEFQQFENVFIFGNYEFNFYSFGIELSNTLSSINRIFIFCGSEYRIIANSFSEFIDLYLDNPEEIYV encoded by the coding sequence ATGGAGGAAAAAGAACAAAGTCAATTAATTTTATTAAAAAATAATTTTGTAAATGAGGGGGTAATTAATTTCATGACCGTTAATGATTTAAAAATAAATGAATTTCAAAATAATAATAAAATATTAATTCCATCAGATCTTAAACAATATTTTTTATTAATAAATGGGAGCAATGATATGCCATTAGATAATTTATATGAATTTTATAACATTAATAGAATCACTAAAATATTTAATGAATTTAAAGATTGGAACGGAGTACCAGACTATAACAAATTAGAGTTTCAACAATTTGAAAATGTTTTTATTTTTGGAAACTATGAATTTAATTTTTACTCTTTTGGAATAGAATTATCCAATACATTATCTTCTATAAATAGAATTTTTATCTTTTGCGGAAGTGAATATAGAATTATTGCTAATAGTTTTAGTGAATTTATAGATTTGTATCTGGATAATCCCGAAGAAATATATGTATAG
- a CDS encoding DUF6443 domain-containing protein translates to MKKILIPIGTLLLSGLVYGQLSPTENYVYTKTYLDYNGTTASKTSETVQYFDGLGRPKQIVNIKASPLGKDVVTPIIYDGFGRQTRDYLPVPQLSTSNGAIYTQASVLVDFPVGDPANTYTNEKAFAEKQLENSPLDRIHQQIQVGNDWASKPVKFNYEANEVNDRVGNFGTTTTWVENATKTIVKTGNNLFYATAQLYKSTVTDEDGNKTIEFKNGQGQIILVRKVLSATENADTYYIYNEYNQLAIVVPPKAAFSFFEEYGAGSDDEIPNDILNNLCYQYKYDGRNRLVEKKLPGKGWEYMVYDKADHLVATQDANLRQTSTWLVTKYDRFGRVIYTGLMPLSNETRGSLQGMTNPHVIVESSNNTGFTKNGMQIYYTNNLYSQIETVLSVNYYDTYPAGTPAIPTQILGQSILSQDAQNSNMSTKSLPTASYMKNIEDDNWTKNYTWYDQKERSIGSHSINHLGGYTKTESLLDFSGTPKMTITKHKRLDSDTERVITENFTYDHQNRLLTHTHQVDNNAVEYLAQNKYNELSQLEYKKVGGMNLGQGLQQVDYKYNIRGWMTQVNNPTNLGSDLFGYKIKYNQVEGEQTPNNDFLALQVKPKFNGNIAEVDWKTSTQENEPLKRYGYVYDGLNRLLAGFYQNEINPTAKEYFEKIDYDLSGNIMRLQRSAELMTGNTAAFKIDNLKYDYLGNRLTKVTEEQIGGNNGYPYLASHNTIEYDNNLANGNGNMTKHLDKGISSIQYNFLNLPKQITQNAQVTNYVYRADGVKVKKLFGDIETNYLDGFQYKSTMPSESGNGGGGIGVIDPNEVAVMKLRIIPTSEGYFDALSNQYIYNYTDHLGNVRLSYSDTNKDGIVQPRRYFWQQCDGPWDPFNPPNCIDGWRPGEIVEVNNYYPFGLMHNYTATTQNAYQYKYNGKELQETGMYDYGARFYMPDIGRWGVIDPLAEKYQPFNAYNYVLNNPISNIDPDGMDVIENSTSVTYTGSDAQSAFKNLIANTSSDSGDDKKNPRKAGSIPKGMTEAESLIEVVKIDGKKYHKNTTNQFAVLLNKINSSLNGDDDYFVEHKEYDPVLAKQLQTGANVGSYFIGGSVAKTGIRVVSEKIFVNNLKKLGFKELQVVVKGYHPEMNTFFRSGGKEAVSSKALQAYKELATRIVNGTGGAPASKATETALRVQIQRIEMINKALK, encoded by the coding sequence ATGAAAAAAATACTTATCCCCATAGGAACTTTACTGTTGTCAGGTTTAGTTTACGGACAATTGAGTCCTACAGAAAATTATGTTTACACAAAAACATATCTGGATTATAATGGGACTACAGCTTCTAAGACTTCGGAAACGGTTCAGTATTTCGATGGTTTAGGCAGACCTAAACAGATTGTTAATATCAAAGCATCCCCACTTGGAAAAGATGTGGTTACTCCGATTATTTATGATGGATTTGGAAGACAAACAAGAGATTATCTGCCTGTTCCTCAGCTATCGACAAGCAACGGGGCAATATATACTCAAGCTTCAGTATTGGTAGATTTTCCCGTAGGAGATCCTGCAAATACTTATACCAATGAGAAGGCATTTGCCGAAAAGCAATTGGAAAACTCTCCTTTAGACAGAATTCATCAACAGATTCAGGTGGGAAATGACTGGGCAAGTAAACCTGTAAAGTTTAATTATGAGGCGAATGAGGTAAATGATCGTGTCGGGAATTTTGGTACAACGACAACCTGGGTGGAGAATGCTACAAAAACGATAGTAAAAACAGGAAATAATCTCTTTTATGCAACTGCACAACTTTATAAAAGCACAGTCACAGATGAAGATGGTAATAAAACCATAGAATTTAAAAACGGACAGGGACAAATAATATTGGTTAGAAAAGTATTGAGTGCAACCGAGAATGCGGATACTTATTACATTTATAACGAATACAATCAGTTAGCCATAGTCGTACCACCTAAAGCCGCTTTTTCATTTTTTGAGGAATATGGCGCTGGGAGTGATGATGAAATACCAAATGATATTTTAAACAACCTCTGCTATCAGTACAAATATGATGGCAGAAACCGTTTAGTAGAAAAAAAACTTCCGGGGAAAGGCTGGGAATATATGGTGTATGATAAAGCAGACCATCTTGTGGCCACACAAGATGCCAATTTAAGGCAAACCTCAACATGGCTCGTTACCAAATATGACAGATTCGGACGAGTGATCTATACAGGATTAATGCCTCTTTCCAATGAAACCAGGGGAAGTTTGCAAGGAATGACCAACCCTCATGTAATTGTTGAATCTAGCAACAATACTGGATTTACGAAAAATGGAATGCAAATCTATTATACAAATAATTTGTACAGTCAGATAGAAACCGTATTATCTGTCAATTATTATGATACCTATCCTGCAGGAACTCCTGCAATACCAACTCAAATTTTAGGACAGAGTATTCTTTCACAAGATGCCCAGAACTCCAATATGAGTACAAAAAGTTTACCTACAGCTTCTTATATGAAAAATATTGAAGATGATAACTGGACAAAAAACTATACGTGGTACGACCAAAAAGAAAGATCAATCGGAAGTCATTCTATCAATCACTTAGGGGGCTATACCAAAACAGAATCTCTTCTTGATTTTTCAGGAACTCCAAAGATGACTATTACCAAACATAAAAGACTTGATAGTGATACCGAAAGAGTGATTACTGAAAACTTTACTTATGATCACCAAAACAGATTATTAACCCATACCCATCAGGTTGATAACAATGCTGTGGAATATCTTGCTCAAAATAAGTATAATGAATTATCTCAGTTAGAGTATAAAAAAGTTGGTGGAATGAATTTGGGTCAAGGTTTACAACAAGTAGATTACAAATACAACATCCGAGGCTGGATGACGCAGGTTAATAATCCTACAAATTTAGGAAGTGATTTGTTTGGTTATAAAATCAAATATAATCAGGTAGAAGGTGAACAGACTCCTAATAATGATTTCTTAGCACTTCAGGTAAAACCAAAATTCAACGGTAACATTGCAGAAGTAGACTGGAAAACCTCCACTCAGGAAAACGAGCCTCTTAAAAGATATGGCTATGTATATGATGGATTAAACAGGTTATTAGCAGGTTTTTATCAAAACGAAATCAATCCTACAGCTAAAGAATATTTTGAAAAAATAGATTACGACTTAAGCGGAAACATTATGAGACTCCAACGTTCCGCAGAGCTCATGACAGGAAATACTGCAGCGTTTAAGATTGATAATCTTAAATATGATTATTTAGGAAATAGGCTTACAAAAGTTACTGAAGAACAGATTGGAGGCAATAATGGCTATCCTTATCTGGCAAGTCACAATACGATTGAGTATGACAATAATCTGGCTAACGGAAATGGTAACATGACCAAACATTTAGATAAAGGTATTTCATCAATTCAGTATAATTTTCTAAATTTACCAAAGCAGATTACTCAGAATGCACAGGTAACCAATTATGTTTATCGGGCAGACGGAGTAAAAGTAAAGAAGCTCTTTGGAGATATAGAAACCAATTATCTGGATGGTTTTCAGTATAAAAGTACAATGCCATCAGAGAGTGGAAATGGTGGAGGTGGTATTGGGGTTATAGATCCGAATGAGGTTGCTGTTATGAAGCTGAGAATTATTCCGACTTCGGAGGGATATTTTGATGCTTTGAGCAATCAGTATATTTATAATTATACCGATCATCTAGGAAACGTAAGACTAAGTTATAGTGATACGAACAAGGATGGTATTGTTCAACCAAGGAGATATTTTTGGCAACAATGTGATGGACCATGGGATCCTTTTAATCCACCTAATTGTATTGATGGTTGGAGACCTGGCGAGATTGTAGAAGTAAACAATTATTATCCTTTTGGATTGATGCATAATTATACGGCTACCACGCAGAATGCTTATCAGTATAAGTATAATGGAAAGGAACTGCAAGAGACAGGAATGTACGACTATGGTGCAAGATTCTATATGCCGGATATTGGAAGATGGGGTGTAATAGATCCGTTGGCGGAAAAATACCAACCTTTTAATGCCTATAATTATGTTTTGAATAATCCAATTAGTAATATTGATCCCGATGGGATGGATGTTATCGAAAATTCAACAAGCGTTACATATACCGGATCTGATGCACAATCAGCTTTTAAAAATCTTATTGCTAATACGTCGTCAGATAGTGGAGATGATAAAAAAAATCCACGAAAAGCAGGATCTATTCCTAAAGGTATGACAGAAGCTGAATCATTAATAGAAGTGGTTAAAATTGATGGAAAGAAATACCATAAAAATACAACTAATCAGTTCGCCGTACTTTTAAATAAAATAAATAGCAGCCTTAACGGCGATGATGATTATTTCGTAGAACATAAAGAATATGATCCTGTGTTAGCTAAACAACTTCAAACAGGAGCGAATGTAGGTTCATATTTCATAGGAGGAAGCGTAGCAAAAACAGGAATAAGAGTAGTATCTGAGAAAATTTTTGTAAATAATTTAAAAAAATTAGGATTTAAGGAATTACAGGTTGTAGTTAAAGGTTATCATCCTGAAATGAATACTTTTTTCCGATCGGGTGGAAAAGAAGCCGTTAGTAGTAAAGCTTTACAAGCCTATAAAGAATTAGCGACAAGAATAGTTAATGGAACTGGAGGTGCTCCAGCCAGTAAAGCCACTGAAACTGCTCTGAGAGTACAAATTCAAAGAATTGAAATGATTAATAAAGCTTTAAAATAA
- a CDS encoding transposase: MRKSKFKDSQILAILKEYELGQTAKELSRKYGFHYQTLHDLKKKFRGINSPKVLAKIN; this comes from the coding sequence ATAAGAAAAAGCAAATTTAAAGACAGCCAAATTTTGGCTATTTTAAAGGAATATGAGTTAGGACAAACAGCAAAAGAATTGTCTCGGAAATATGGTTTTCATTATCAGACTTTGCACGATTTGAAAAAGAAATTCAGGGGGATTAATTCTCCCAAAGTACTGGCAAAAATTAATTAA